A single Oryctolagus cuniculus chromosome 16, mOryCun1.1, whole genome shotgun sequence DNA region contains:
- the LOC138845777 gene encoding olfactory receptor 7E178-like — MPMYFFFCNLSFADVGFTSRMVPKMIVGIHTHSSHLLHGLPETDVSIIFGCMDNLLLTVMAYDHFLDSLLHSFIVLQVTCFMDVEISNFFCDPSQLLSLACSDSFTNDIVRYLVGIIYGFFPISGILFYYYKIVSSILRVPSPGGMYRAVSTCGSHLSVVCLFYGTAIGVYFSSAFSVSPGKGALASVVYTVVTPMLNSFIYSLRNRGIKRALWRLLRKTGSPQSPCHVSGLLVVTAAK; from the exons ATGCCCATGTACTTCTTCTTCTGCAACCTCTCCTTTGCTGATGTGGGTTTCACCTCCAGAATGGTTCCCAAGATGATTGTGGGCATCCACACTCACAGCAGTCATCTCCTACATGGGCTGCCTGAAACAGATGTCTCTATTATCTTTGGGTGCATGGATAATTTGCTTCTGACCGTGATGGCCTATGACCA CTTTTTGGATTCCCTGCTGCACAGTTTCATTGTCTTGCAAGTTACCTGCTTCATGGATgttgaaatttctaatttcttctgtgacccttcTCAGCTTCTCAGTCTTGCCTGCTCTGACTCCTTCACCAATGACATAGTCAGGTATCTTGTTGGCATCATATATGGTTTTTTCCCTATCTCAGGGATCCTCTTCTATTACTATAAAATCGTTTCTTCCATTCTGAGAGTCCCATCACCAGGTGGGATGTACAGAGCcgtctccacctgtggctctcacCTGTCAGTCGTTTGCTTATTCTATGGAACAGCCATTGGTGTGTATTTCAGTTCAGCTTTCTCAGTGTCTCCTGGAAAGGGTGCCTTGGCCTCAGTGGTGTACACTGTGGTCACCCCCATGCTCAACTCCtttatctacagcctgaggaacagggGCATCAAGAGGGCCCTGTGGAGGCTCCTCAGGAAAACAGGCTCTCCTCAGTCCCCGTGCCACGTGTCTGGGCTCTTGGTGGTAACTGCAGCAAAATGA